The following is a genomic window from Pseudomonas parafulva.
ATCACGGCGACATGCTCGGCGAACGGGGCCTCTGGTACAAAATGCATTGGTTCGAAATGGCTGCGCGAGTGCCGCTGCTGGTGCACGCGCCTCAGCGCTTCGCCGCCGCACGGGTGAGCGCCAGCGTGTCCACCTGCGATCTGCTGCCAACGCTGGTGGAATTGGCCGGCGGCGCTGTGGATAACCAACTGCACCTCGATGGCCGTTCGCTGCTCGGCCATCTGCAAGGGCAGGGCGGGCATGACGAGGTGATTGGCGAATACATGGCCGAAGGCACGGTCGGGCCGCTGATGATGATCCGTCGTGGCGCCTACAAGTTCGTGTACAGCGAAGACGACCCGTGTCTACTCTATGACCTGAGTCACGACCCGTACGAGCGGGAGAACCTCACCGGCAGCCCGGATCATCAGGCGCTGCTGCAGGCATTTGTCGATGAAGCCCATCAGCGCTGGGATATTCCCACCCTGCGCCAGCAGGTGCTGGCCAGTCAGCGCCGCCGCCGCCTGGTGGGCGAAGCACTGGCCATCGGCAAGCTGAACAGCTGGGACCACCAACCGGTGGTGGATGCCAGCCAACAGTACATGCGCAACCACATCGATCTCGACGACCTCGAGCGCAAGGCACGTTATCCACAGCCCGCCCCCCTGGATTGAGAAAAGAGGCCGCCATGCAGATGTTCTCCACCGCCGTACTCGCCATGACCTTGAGCCTGAGCGCCTTGAGCGCCCAGGCCGCCGACGACGACAAGCAGTGCAGCACCGTGAAACTCGCCGACCCCGGCTGGAGCGATATCGCCTCCACCAACGCCATCGCCCGGCTGCTGTTCGAACCGCTGGGTTACCAGGTGAAGATCGAGACGCTCGCGGTGCCGATCATCTACGGCGGCCTGAAGGACGGCAGCGTCGATGCATTTCTCGGCAACTGGATGCCGGCGCAACAGGGTTTCCATGACAAATTCGTCGCCAGCGGCCAAGTGAAACAATGGTCGCGCAACCTGCAAGGCACCGAGTTCACCCTGGCCGTTCCGGATTACGTGTGGAATGCCGGCATCAAGGACTTCGCCGACCTCAACACGCACGCCGAGGCGTTCGGCAAGAAACTCTACGGCATTGGTGCAGGGGCCCCGGCCAACCTGTCGCTCAAGGACATCATCGAGCAGAACGCCTTCGACCTCGGGCAATGGAAGCTGGTGGAGTCCAGTGAACAGGGCATGCTGTCGCAGGTCGATCGGGCGGTGAAGAACGACAAGTACATCGTGTTCCTGGGCTGGACGCCGCACCCGATGAACGTGAAGCTGAAGATGCGTTACCTCACCGGTGGCGAGAAATGGTTCGGTAGCACAGGCGAGGTATTCACCTTGGTGCGCAACGGTTATCCCCAAGCCTGCCCGAATGCAGCCAAGCTGTTGAGCAACCTGACCTTCACCCTCGACATGGAAAACGCGATCATGGCCGAGGTTGTGGATAAAAAGATCAGCTTCGATCAGGCTGCTCAGCAGTGGGTCAAAGCGCACCCTGAGGTGCTCGACGCATGGTTGGCCGGCGTCAGCGGCAAGGATGGCGGTACGGCGCTGGAGGCGGTGAAGGCCGCAATGCGCTAGGGTCTGTTTCGTGTAAGGCCACTGAACCTTCGGAATTGTCGATATGCCATGCGTCGCTTGAACCCCCTGCTGCCCTTTCTGGCCTGGCTGCCCCGCCTGAGCGGGCGTAGCCTGCGCCAGGATCTGCTGGTAGGGCTGAGCGGGGCGATTCTCGCCCTGCCGCAATCCATCGCCTACGCCCTGATCGCCGGGTTGCCCGCTGAATACGGGCTGTATGCGGCCATCGTGCCGGTGCTGGTCGCCTGCCTGTGGGGCTCCTCGTGGCATTTGATCTGTGGCCCCACCGCCGCGATCTCCATTGTGCTGTACGCCAGCGTCAGTCCACTGGCCATCGCCGGCAGCAGCGACTACGTCACCTTGATCCTGCTGCTGACGTTCCTCGGCGGCGTGTTCCAGCTCGTGCTGGGGCTGCTGCGGTTCGGCACGCTGGTGAACTTCGTCTCCCATTCCGTGGTGCTGGGTTTCACCCTCGGCGCCGCGGTGGTCATCGCGCTCGGCCAATTGCCCAACCTGCTGGGCATGCACCTGCCCAGCCAGGCTACCGCGCTGAAAACCGCGCAAGACCTGTTCGAGCACCTGCGCGAGGTGGACCTGCCCTCGCTGGCGCTGGGCCTGGCCACGCTGGCCATCGGGATCGCCCTCAAACTCTGGCGTCCGCGCTGGCCGGCGCTGTTGCTCAGCCTGGTGCTGGTCAGCCTGGTGGCCTGGACACTGCCCGGCTACTTCGGCCATGTGCCCCGCGTGCCGGCCTTCATCGGCCAACTACCGCCGCTCAGCCCGCTGCCGCTGCTGGACCTGGAGCTGATCCTGCGCCTGCTGCCCAGCGCCGTGGCGATCGGCATGCTCGGCCTGGTGACCAGCTTGTCCATTGCCCGCTCGCTGTCGGCGCGTTCGGAACAGTTGATCGATGCCGACCAGGAAATCCGCGCGCAAGGCTTGTCCAACATGGTCGGCGCGTTCTTTTCGGGGTACCTGTCGTCCGGCTCCTTCACCCGCTCGGGACTGAGCTTCGAGGCCGGCGCCCGCTCGCCGATGGCCGGGGTGTTCTCGGCCTTGTGGGTGGCGCTGTTCGCGGTGGTCGGCGCCGGGCTGATCGCCCATCTGCCCATTCCGGCGATGGCCGGCAGCATTCTGCTGATCTGCTGGGGACTGGTGGATCGCCGCGCCATCGCGGCGCTGTTCCGGGTCAGCCGGGCGGAATTCGCGGTCATGGCGCTGACCGCTGCGGCCACGCTGCTGCTGGAGTTGCAGACCGCAATCTATGCCGGGGTGCTGGCCTCGCTGTTCTTCTACCTCAAGCGCACCTCACGCCCGCGCATCCAGCACAGCCGCGAAGAGCAGACGGACGTGCTGCGGGTCGGCGGCTCGATCTTCTTCGGTGCGGCGCACTACCTGCAGGTGCGCTTGCAAGCCTGCCAGGGCCCGCAGGTGGTGATTGACGCGCGGCAGATCAACTTCATCGACTATTCCGGGGTGGACATGCTGCACCGTGAAGCACGGCGGCTGCAGCGCAGCGGCGGCAGCCTGACCTTGCGCGGCGCCAGGCCTCAGGTGGAGGAAGAGTTGCAGAAGCTGGAGGGGGTGCAGGGGTGCCCCATTCTTTTCCAGGAATGAACCACCCCTGACAGGCTAGCCGCGCGCCAACTGTCGGCGCAGTTCGTCCAGCACCGGCCCGGTCTCGGGCCGAACGCCACGCCACACAAAGAACGCCTCGGCGGCCTGCTCGGCGAGCATCCCCAGCCCGTCCAGCACCTGCGCGGCGCCCAGGCGAGTGGCCCACTGGCAGAAGGGCGTAGGCTCCTTGCCATACATCATGTCGTAGCACACCGTGCGCCCGGCCTCGACCAAGGTGTCGGCGATCGGCGGCAACTCACCGGCGAGGCTGGCCGAGGTGGCATTGATGATCACATCGACCGGCTCGTGCAACCAGGCGAAGCCGCTGGCCACCACCGGCCCCAACTCGTCGAATTCGTGGGCCAGTCGCTCGGCCTTTTCCACCGTGCGGTTGGCGATCACCAGTGATTGCGGTCGGTGGGCGAGGATCGGCTCCAGCACACCGCGCACCGCGCCCCCGGCACCGAGCACGAGCACGCGCTTGCCCGCGAGGCTGACGCCAGCATTGACCGTCAGATCGCGTACCAGGCCGGCACCGTCGGTGTTATCGCCCTGCAGGCTGCCGTCAGCCAGCTTGGTCAGGGTGTTCACGGCACCGGCGCGCTGCGCACGTGGGGTGAGGCTGTCGCACAGGCGATAGGCCTCTTCCTTGAAAGGGACGGTGACGTTGGCGCCACTGCCCTGCTTGAAGAAGCCGCGAGCGCAGTCGCTGAAGTCGTCCAATGGCGCCAGCAGCGTGCGGTATTCCAGATCCTGGCCGGTCTGGTCGGCGAACAGCCGGTGGATCAGCGGCGACTTGCTGTGGCCGATGGGGTTGCCGAAAACGACGTACTGGTCCATGCACTCTCCTCGCTTATCCACAGGTGGACTGGCCCAGCCAGTCGCGGTCCTGCAGGAAGTAATCGGTCAGGCGCGCTTCCTCGCTGCCGGGCGCCGGTTTCCAGTCATAGCCCCAGCGCACCTGCGGCGGCAACGACATGAGAATCGACTCGGTGCGCCCGCCGGACTGCAGGCCGAACAGCGTGCCACGGTCGTAGACCAGGTTGAATTCCACGTAGCGACCACGGCGAAACTCCTGGAATTCGCGCTGCTCAGCCGTCCAGGGCATGGCCTTGCGCCGCTGCACGATGGGCAGGTAGGCGTCGATGTAGGCGTCGCCGATGGCGCGGATGAAGGCGAAGCAGGTGTCGAAGTCCCACTCGTTCAGGTCATCGAAGAACAGCCCGCCGATGCCGCGTGGCTCGCCGCGGTGCTTGAGGTGGAAGTAGCGGTCGCACCAGGCCTTGTAGCGCGGATACACCTCGGCGCCGAAGGGCGCGCAGGCCTGTTCGGCCACCCGGTGCCAGTGAATGCAGTCTTCCTCGTTGCCGTAATAGGGCGTCAGGTCGAAACCGCCGCCGAACCACCACACCGGTTCCTCGCCCTCCTTCTCGGCGCTGAAGAAGCGCACGTTGGCGTGGGAGGTGGGCACGTGCGGGTTGTGCGGGTGGATCACCAGCGACACGCCAAGCGCCTCGAAGCCTCGCCCGGCCAGCTCCGGGCGGTGCGCACTGGCCGACGGTGGCAGGCCAGCGCCGAACACGTGGGAGAAGTTCACGCCGCCTTTCTCGATCACCTGGCCCTCGCCGATCACCCGCGTGCGCCCCCCGCCACCGGCTTCGCGCACCCAGGCGTCCTCGACGAAGCGGGCGCCACCGTCCTCGGCTTCGAGGGCGGCGCAGATGCGGTCTTGCAGGTCGAGCAGGTAGGCCTTCACGGCCTCGGTACGGCGGGTCATCGGATCACCTGGGAGGGACAGGGTGGAATGGGCGGCGTAGCATACCATCGGCCAAGGCTACGTCGCAGTTGACGGCCGTCAAGCAAAGGCGTCCGATGGAAGGCCTTTTGCGACGATGACGACAGGAGAGTGCGATGGCCAAGCGAATCGAGTTCAGCCAGCATGGCGGCCCGGAAGTCCTGCGGTGGGTCGAGTTCGACCCCGCCCCACCGGGACCGCAGCAGGTGCGCGTACGCAACCAGGCGGTCGGCCTGAACTTCATCGACACCTATTTCCGTGGCGGGCTGTACGCGCCGCCGTCCCTGCCGTCCGGGCTGGGCACCGAAGGCGCCGGGGTGGTCGAGGCAGTGGGCGAGGGGGTCAGCCGGCTGCAGGCCGGCGACCGGGTGGCCTATGCGGGCGGTCCGCTGGGCGCCTACAGCGAAGTGCACACCCTGCCGGAAGCGAACCTGGTCAAGCTGCCGGAGAGCATCAGCTTCGAACAGGCCGCCGCGGTCATGCTCAAGGGCCTGACCACCCAGTACCTGCTCAAGCAGACTTACGCGGTGCAGCCGGGCGACATCATCCTGTTCCATGCCGCCGCCGGTGGGGTCGGTTCGCTGGCCTGCCAGTGGGCCAAGGCGCTGGGCGCCAAACTGATCGGCACTGTCGGCTCGGCCGAGAAAGCCGAGCGGGCCAAAGCCTTGGGCGCCTGGGCGACCATCGACTACAGCCACGAAGACGTGGCCCAGCGTGTGCTCGAACTGACCGACGGCAAGAAGTGCCCGGTGGTGTACGACGGTGTGGGTGCCGACACCTGGCTGACGTCCCTCGACTGCCTGCGCCCGCGCGGCCTGATGGTCAGTTTCGGCAACGCCTCTGGCGCCGTCACCGGCGTCAACCTGGGCATCCTGTCGCAGAAGGGCTCGCTGTACGTCACCCGCCCGACACTGGCCACCTACGCCAACACGGCCGAAAACACCCAGGCCATGGCCGACGACCTGTTCGCGATGATCGCCAGCGGCAAGCTGGTGGTGGACATTCAGCAACGCTATCCGTTGAGCGAAGCGGCCAAGGCGCAGGAGGCGTTGTCGGGGAGGCGCACGGTGGGGTCGACGGTGTTGGTGCCGTGAGGCGCATATGCCCCCAACTCAAATAGCTTTGAGGCTAGCGCCTCAAAGCATACTCATCTGATTCAATCTCGGATCTTGGGCATCGCTCTGATGAAGACGTTGACAGTGAGCTTCTCACATACTGTGAACGCCTTCTGTGAGACCCATACAGCGCTTATCGTGCGTAGTCGGATCTGCTCCACGGAAGCTCTCAGCCGGTCAGCATTGCATTCACTGGCAAGCAGATATTGAGTTTCATCGTAATCGGTGGCTGCGTTATCAGAGTGCCGCTTCATTTCAAGGTCCGTCGCGCAATACTGCCGATGATTCGATAGCGTCCAGCATCGCTTCCACCAGTCCTTCGGCCATTTCCAGTGAGTGCAGGCTCGCCCAGAACAGGCCTCGACCGTCGTCGCGCAGATGGTCGAGGGCCTTGATACCGGCGTCGTAGGCGCAACGCAGGTACAGCGCGACGTGGACGAGTGCGTCGTGGGGGGCGATGTCGGGGTTTACGCTGAAGAGCGGAGGGTGGCCGGCGTCGCAGCGGCCGAAGGGGTGGGGAGCCGTTGAAGGTAGCGGCGGGTCAGGTACGATTTTCTTCATGAGGCGCTCCTGAACGTGGAGCTGTCACCTGTCCGTTACCACACGGGTTGGGTGGCAGCTGTACGCGGGGTGGTAAACCGGGCAGGAGGCTTATTCCCGGCAGGCACAAGGCCTCCCGCGCACAGCCGCCATGGCTGTGAACCACCTGAAACATCCGGGTTACCACACCCGATCGCCAACATGTTCGGCGACGATCAGGAGCCTAGAGAGGGACGTTTCCACTGTGAAGGTAATGGCGGCCGACACGCTGCGTAGGATATTTCCCTAAATCAACAATGTCTGACCTGACCATCAGAATCAGAAAGATCGCACCGCTGCGACCTGACCCAACATCGCGCTCAGTCAGCCCGCCCGCACCACCTCGCCCGTCACCAGATCGCGAATCACACTGGGGTTCTTGCGCCCACCCAGCGCGCCACCGAGCACCAGGTCCAGCTCGTTGTGGAAATACTGCTCCACCCGCAACCGGCTCTTGGCCGCCGGGCGACCGGCCGGGTTGGCGGAGGTGGAAATCAGCGGGCCGACCAACGCGCACAGTTCGCCGACCTGAGGATGATCGCTGACCCGCAGCGCCACGGTGTCATGTTGCCCGGTAACCCATTCGGGCAACAGGTCCTGGTGCGGCACCAGCCAGGTGTTCGGCCCCGGCCAGGTCGCGGCCATGCGGTCGATCCAGTCTTCGGGGAAATCCTCGAACAGAAAGTCGAACTGGCGAATGTTGTCGGCAACCAGGATCAGGCCTTTATCCACAGGCCGCGACTTGAGCGCGAGCAGCCGATACACCGCGTCTTCGTTCCACGGGTCGCAGCCCAGGCCCCAGACCGCTTCCGTCGGGTAGGCGATCACCGCCCCCGCGCGAATCTCACGTGCGGCTTGTTGCACACGCCAACTGCTCACCATTGCTGTCTCTCCGCTTCGATCCCGATGCGGCAGTGTACTTAGCCGCAGCGGGCAAACCAACGTCCGGCTTCGTTGCTGACCCGCCCGATCAGCTCCAGCTCGGTCAGGCGGGCCAGCACCTGGGCCAACGCCAGGCCACTGCTCAGGGCCAATGCCTCGCTGGTCTGCGGGGCGGCGATCAGCAGCGCGAGCAGCGGATCGACAGGTTCGTCCACAGGCGCCGGCGGCAGGTTCTGCCATCCGCGCAGGCTGTCGACGATCTGCTCGACACTCTCCACCAGCAGCGCGCCGTCGCGGATCAGCTGATGACAGCCCTTGGCGCCGGGATGATGGATGGACCCTGGGATGGCATACACCTCGCGTCCTTGCTCGGCCGCCAGGCGCGCGGTGATGAGTGACCCGCTGGCCAGGCTCGCCTCGACCACCAGCACCCCCAGGGACAGGCCGCTGATGATGCGATTGCGCCGGGGAAAGTTGCCCGGCTGTGGAACCGCGTCCAGCGCGAACTCCGAAACCAGCGCGCCACCGCGCTCCAGGATGTCTCGGGCGAGTACCGCGTGGCGCTGTGGATAAAGTTTTTGCAGGCCCGAACCCAGCACCGCGATGGTGCTCCCCTGCGCGTCCAGCGCGCCGCGATGAGCGGCGCCGTCGATGCCCAACGCCAGGCCGCTGGTGATGGTGAATCCGCCGCGCGCCAGGTGCCGGGAAAAGGCCCTTGCCGTGTCCAACGCCGGTGGTGTGGCACGGCGGCTACCGATCACCGCCAGTTGCGCACGCTCCAGCAGGGCAGGGTCGCCCGCGACGTACAACAGCGGTGGCGCGTCGTCGGTTTCCTTCAACAGCGCCGGGTAGCCAGGGTCGTCCCACATCAGCAAATGCTGGCCCGGACGCTCTAGCCAGGCCATCGTAGCGCTGACGGCGGTGCGCACCTCAGGGCTGCGACGGGCGTCGGCGCAGGCCTGTGCAACGCCCAGCGCCACCCAGGCACGCGCCGGCGCGCTGAGCGCCGAACAGGCACTGCCGAAGGCCTGGATGAGGGTACGAAAGCGCCGCGAGCCGATGTCGGGAAGCAGGTGCAGGCGCAGCCGTGCTTCCAGTTCGGCAGGGGAACAGGGTGCAGCAAACAGGGTATTCATGGCAGATCGTCCTTGATCGGCAGACCGTCATCCACGCCATACAACCTGTGGATAACTGTGTTGATAATAGTTTGAAAAGCTGTCTATCGATTGCCGCCGATACCCCTCCGAGCTGGAGCGGCGCAGACCCCTGCAGACACTGCCTAAAACCCTAGCCGAGCTTTGCCAGGTGCCGAACGCGCCAATACCCTTTATTATGTGTGCTCAGTTTTCAACCAAACGCACAGTGACTGCCTGACCCCTATGGCCATCTTGAACATCCTCGAATTCCCGGACCCGCGCCTGCGCACCCTCGCCAAACCGGTGACGGCGTTCGACGACGCCCTGAGCCAGCTGATCGACGACATGTTTGAAACCATGTACGAAGCGCCCGGCATCGGGCTGGCCGCTACCCAGGTCAATGTGCACCAGCAGGTCGTGGTCATGGACCTGTCCGAAGACCGCAGCGAACCGCGGATCTTCATCAACCCCAGCGTCGAAGAACTCACCGACGACATGGGGCAGTACCAGGAAGGCTGCCTGTCGGTACCGGGCTTCTACGAGAACGTCGACCGGCCGCTGCGCGTGCGGGTCAAGGCCCAGGGCCG
Proteins encoded in this region:
- a CDS encoding SulP family inorganic anion transporter; the protein is MRRLNPLLPFLAWLPRLSGRSLRQDLLVGLSGAILALPQSIAYALIAGLPAEYGLYAAIVPVLVACLWGSSWHLICGPTAAISIVLYASVSPLAIAGSSDYVTLILLLTFLGGVFQLVLGLLRFGTLVNFVSHSVVLGFTLGAAVVIALGQLPNLLGMHLPSQATALKTAQDLFEHLREVDLPSLALGLATLAIGIALKLWRPRWPALLLSLVLVSLVAWTLPGYFGHVPRVPAFIGQLPPLSPLPLLDLELILRLLPSAVAIGMLGLVTSLSIARSLSARSEQLIDADQEIRAQGLSNMVGAFFSGYLSSGSFTRSGLSFEAGARSPMAGVFSALWVALFAVVGAGLIAHLPIPAMAGSILLICWGLVDRRAIAALFRVSRAEFAVMALTAAATLLLELQTAIYAGVLASLFFYLKRTSRPRIQHSREEQTDVLRVGGSIFFGAAHYLQVRLQACQGPQVVIDARQINFIDYSGVDMLHREARRLQRSGGSLTLRGARPQVEEELQKLEGVQGCPILFQE
- the choX gene encoding choline ABC transporter substrate-binding protein, with protein sequence MQMFSTAVLAMTLSLSALSAQAADDDKQCSTVKLADPGWSDIASTNAIARLLFEPLGYQVKIETLAVPIIYGGLKDGSVDAFLGNWMPAQQGFHDKFVASGQVKQWSRNLQGTEFTLAVPDYVWNAGIKDFADLNTHAEAFGKKLYGIGAGAPANLSLKDIIEQNAFDLGQWKLVESSEQGMLSQVDRAVKNDKYIVFLGWTPHPMNVKLKMRYLTGGEKWFGSTGEVFTLVRNGYPQACPNAAKLLSNLTFTLDMENAIMAEVVDKKISFDQAAQQWVKAHPEVLDAWLAGVSGKDGGTALEAVKAAMR
- the def gene encoding peptide deformylase, with amino-acid sequence MAILNILEFPDPRLRTLAKPVTAFDDALSQLIDDMFETMYEAPGIGLAATQVNVHQQVVVMDLSEDRSEPRIFINPSVEELTDDMGQYQEGCLSVPGFYENVDRPLRVRVKAQGRDGTPFELEAEGLLAVCIQHEFDHLNGKLFVDYLSQLKRDRIKKKLEKQHRQQA
- a CDS encoding DUF3077 domain-containing protein, coding for MKKIVPDPPLPSTAPHPFGRCDAGHPPLFSVNPDIAPHDALVHVALYLRCAYDAGIKALDHLRDDGRGLFWASLHSLEMAEGLVEAMLDAIESSAVLRDGP
- the aroE gene encoding shikimate dehydrogenase, which encodes MDQYVVFGNPIGHSKSPLIHRLFADQTGQDLEYRTLLAPLDDFSDCARGFFKQGSGANVTVPFKEEAYRLCDSLTPRAQRAGAVNTLTKLADGSLQGDNTDGAGLVRDLTVNAGVSLAGKRVLVLGAGGAVRGVLEPILAHRPQSLVIANRTVEKAERLAHEFDELGPVVASGFAWLHEPVDVIINATSASLAGELPPIADTLVEAGRTVCYDMMYGKEPTPFCQWATRLGAAQVLDGLGMLAEQAAEAFFVWRGVRPETGPVLDELRRQLARG
- a CDS encoding NADPH:quinone reductase — translated: MAKRIEFSQHGGPEVLRWVEFDPAPPGPQQVRVRNQAVGLNFIDTYFRGGLYAPPSLPSGLGTEGAGVVEAVGEGVSRLQAGDRVAYAGGPLGAYSEVHTLPEANLVKLPESISFEQAAAVMLKGLTTQYLLKQTYAVQPGDIILFHAAAGGVGSLACQWAKALGAKLIGTVGSAEKAERAKALGAWATIDYSHEDVAQRVLELTDGKKCPVVYDGVGADTWLTSLDCLRPRGLMVSFGNASGAVTGVNLGILSQKGSLYVTRPTLATYANTAENTQAMADDLFAMIASGKLVVDIQQRYPLSEAAKAQEALSGRRTVGSTVLVP
- a CDS encoding L-threonylcarbamoyladenylate synthase gives rise to the protein MVSSWRVQQAAREIRAGAVIAYPTEAVWGLGCDPWNEDAVYRLLALKSRPVDKGLILVADNIRQFDFLFEDFPEDWIDRMAATWPGPNTWLVPHQDLLPEWVTGQHDTVALRVSDHPQVGELCALVGPLISTSANPAGRPAAKSRLRVEQYFHNELDLVLGGALGGRKNPSVIRDLVTGEVVRAG
- the hemF gene encoding oxygen-dependent coproporphyrinogen oxidase, giving the protein MTRRTEAVKAYLLDLQDRICAALEAEDGGARFVEDAWVREAGGGGRTRVIGEGQVIEKGGVNFSHVFGAGLPPSASAHRPELAGRGFEALGVSLVIHPHNPHVPTSHANVRFFSAEKEGEEPVWWFGGGFDLTPYYGNEEDCIHWHRVAEQACAPFGAEVYPRYKAWCDRYFHLKHRGEPRGIGGLFFDDLNEWDFDTCFAFIRAIGDAYIDAYLPIVQRRKAMPWTAEQREFQEFRRGRYVEFNLVYDRGTLFGLQSGGRTESILMSLPPQVRWGYDWKPAPGSEEARLTDYFLQDRDWLGQSTCG
- the dprA gene encoding DNA-processing protein DprA — protein: MNTLFAAPCSPAELEARLRLHLLPDIGSRRFRTLIQAFGSACSALSAPARAWVALGVAQACADARRSPEVRTAVSATMAWLERPGQHLLMWDDPGYPALLKETDDAPPLLYVAGDPALLERAQLAVIGSRRATPPALDTARAFSRHLARGGFTITSGLALGIDGAAHRGALDAQGSTIAVLGSGLQKLYPQRHAVLARDILERGGALVSEFALDAVPQPGNFPRRNRIISGLSLGVLVVEASLASGSLITARLAAEQGREVYAIPGSIHHPGAKGCHQLIRDGALLVESVEQIVDSLRGWQNLPPAPVDEPVDPLLALLIAAPQTSEALALSSGLALAQVLARLTELELIGRVSNEAGRWFARCG